In Thalassotalea sp. Sam97, a single window of DNA contains:
- a CDS encoding Sua5/YciO/YrdC/YwlC family protein yields the protein MSEHKPQYDSAVDAFYAGGIIAYPTEAVFGLGCDPDNVEAIEKLLSIKQRPIEKGLILLAANYSQLLPYIDDSKIPQDKRYSVLSRWPDGITQVMPANTSISRHLSGKFDTIAVRITSQKDVVALCTQTNKPIVSTSCNLTGAEPATTWQQAEREMGEKVDFVIKGNTLGFTKPSQIIDALTGEVFRA from the coding sequence ATGAGCGAACATAAGCCACAGTATGACAGTGCCGTAGATGCATTTTATGCTGGAGGTATTATTGCTTACCCAACCGAAGCAGTGTTTGGTTTAGGTTGTGATCCCGACAATGTAGAGGCAATAGAAAAGCTACTATCAATAAAACAAAGGCCAATAGAAAAAGGTCTTATTTTATTGGCAGCAAACTATTCTCAGTTATTGCCATATATTGATGACAGCAAAATACCACAAGATAAGCGCTATAGCGTGTTATCTCGTTGGCCAGATGGCATAACACAAGTGATGCCTGCAAATACCAGTATTTCACGACATCTTAGCGGTAAATTTGACACCATTGCCGTGCGCATTACCAGTCAAAAAGATGTGGTCGCATTATGCACGCAAACAAATAAACCCATTGTGTCGACGAGCTGCAATTTAACTGGCGCGGAGCCTGCGACGACATGGCAACAGGCTGAGCGAGAAATGGGCGAGAAAGTTGATTTTGTCATTAAAGGCAACACACTTGGTTTTACCAAGCCATCGCAGATCATTGACGCACTAACTGGAGAAGTATTTAGAGCATGA
- a CDS encoding LysM peptidoglycan-binding domain-containing protein — MIKTILIAIVSLCCSALAIADQLQLREGAPKTYVVQKGDTLWDISAMYLNEPWLWPKLWRINSDIINPHLIYPGDELNLVFDAKGQPMLVKGKPELRWSPKVRKTLKERNPVTYIPFDTVAPYLDYATVLSAQQINEAPYVLGGDEAFKSSMQGATLYIKGDLAVDKTYAIYKRGEEVFDPENGESLGYHAQLIGTGRGIKQGNIANKTPSSLYLTKSIQEIRAGSIVLPVSEGQLYPAFYGMQAVEGKVVDARMIRSRNLVREFGKFEVVLLNKGAKDNLAIGEVYKINRQSPAVVDGRNGPTYLEDSSVLQRILNGDGDDSDVVMPTENIGHLMVFKVLDDTSYAIVLGSQKSVHITDEVSAP; from the coding sequence ATGATAAAAACAATACTTATAGCCATTGTCAGTTTGTGTTGCTCAGCCTTAGCTATTGCTGACCAATTGCAATTAAGAGAGGGAGCACCGAAAACCTACGTGGTGCAAAAGGGCGACACATTGTGGGACATTTCGGCAATGTATCTTAATGAACCATGGTTGTGGCCAAAACTTTGGCGCATCAATAGCGACATCATTAACCCACATCTTATTTATCCCGGTGATGAACTCAACCTAGTATTTGACGCTAAAGGTCAACCTATGTTGGTAAAAGGGAAACCCGAGCTACGTTGGTCACCGAAAGTACGTAAAACCTTAAAAGAGCGTAACCCGGTAACTTACATACCTTTTGATACGGTCGCACCTTATTTGGATTATGCGACTGTGTTGAGTGCGCAACAAATCAACGAAGCTCCGTATGTGCTTGGTGGCGATGAAGCCTTTAAGTCAAGCATGCAAGGTGCAACCTTATACATTAAAGGTGACTTGGCTGTTGATAAAACCTATGCCATATACAAGCGTGGTGAAGAAGTTTTCGATCCTGAAAATGGCGAGAGCTTGGGCTATCATGCACAATTAATTGGTACGGGGCGTGGTATTAAGCAAGGTAATATCGCTAATAAGACACCATCATCACTGTATCTAACCAAATCAATCCAAGAAATTCGCGCCGGCTCAATTGTACTGCCAGTGAGTGAAGGTCAGTTGTATCCTGCCTTTTATGGCATGCAAGCGGTTGAAGGTAAAGTTGTTGATGCGCGCATGATTCGTTCTCGTAATTTGGTCCGTGAATTTGGCAAATTTGAAGTAGTATTGCTAAATAAAGGTGCTAAAGACAATCTAGCTATCGGCGAGGTATACAAAATCAATCGTCAAAGCCCTGCTGTCGTTGATGGTCGCAATGGTCCAACGTACTTAGAGGATTCGTCGGTGCTGCAACGTATTCTTAATGGTGATGGAGATGACAGTGACGTTGTTATGCCAACCGAAAACATCGGTCATTTAATGGTATTTAAAGTGCTTGATGATACCAGTTATGCCATCGTGTTAGGCTCGCAAAAATCAGTACATATAACCGATGAAGTGAGTGCGCCATAA
- a CDS encoding DUF494 family protein, which translates to MFDILMYLFENYIHSEAEVMVDHDVLTDELTRAGFHQDEIYKALSWLENLAALQNSDAYPYLTRRPGASVRVYTPEEMRFLDVESCGFLMFLEHVNVLDFATREMVIDRVMELDTKDFNIDDLKWVVLMVLFNVPGKESAYSQMEDLIFDECDGPLH; encoded by the coding sequence ATGTTTGATATTTTAATGTATCTATTTGAAAACTATATCCATAGTGAAGCAGAGGTAATGGTTGATCATGATGTACTCACTGATGAACTTACCCGAGCGGGTTTTCATCAGGATGAGATATATAAAGCATTGTCTTGGCTAGAAAATCTAGCAGCATTACAAAATAGTGATGCTTATCCATATTTAACCCGTCGCCCCGGTGCCTCGGTAAGGGTATACACACCAGAAGAAATGCGCTTTCTTGATGTTGAAAGTTGTGGTTTTTTGATGTTTCTCGAGCATGTTAATGTCTTGGACTTTGCCACACGCGAAATGGTTATTGATAGAGTCATGGAACTCGATACCAAAGATTTTAATATTGATGACTTAAAGTGGGTCGTGCTAATGGTGCTATTTAATGTACCTGGTAAAGAGTCGGCATACTCGCAAATGGAAGATTTAATTTTCGACGAGTGCGACGGACCATTACATTAG
- a CDS encoding 5-(carboxyamino)imidazole ribonucleotide synthase — MKNVLVLGAGQLARMMDLAATPLNIDTKAYDVRISKVVHPLANEHQYGDLQAGIDNCDVITAEFEHISHDVLAVCEASGKLLPSSDAIKIGGDRRLEKALLETCQVANAKHKIINSRDDFDAAIEYLQLPIIFKSALEGYDGKGQWRLKDIAQAGAVWEDMQAFIEAANTSVPQGIVAEQMVPFDREVSIVGARNEHGEVAIYPITENHHTNGVLSVSLAMPVEAALQEQALEVFTKLTNKLNYVGVLAIEFFQVGEQLLVNEIAPRVHNSGHWTQQGCDTCQFENHMRAICGLPLGNTELIRPTAMINILGANTVPDSVLAMPSVAVHWYNKEKRAGRKMGHINVCANNEQALADKLTQLADILDAEVFTDLKVFSERLQARLQ, encoded by the coding sequence ATGAAAAATGTATTGGTACTAGGTGCTGGTCAACTGGCGCGAATGATGGATTTAGCGGCAACACCACTAAATATCGACACTAAGGCTTATGATGTACGCATAAGTAAAGTTGTTCACCCTTTAGCGAACGAACATCAATACGGCGATCTACAAGCAGGTATTGATAACTGCGACGTTATTACCGCTGAGTTTGAGCACATTAGCCATGATGTATTAGCTGTGTGTGAGGCTTCAGGTAAACTTTTACCAAGCAGTGATGCTATCAAAATTGGTGGCGATCGCCGCTTAGAAAAAGCATTATTGGAAACTTGTCAGGTGGCAAATGCAAAACACAAAATCATCAACAGCCGTGATGACTTTGATGCCGCTATCGAATACCTACAGTTACCAATTATCTTTAAAAGTGCCCTTGAAGGATACGACGGCAAAGGCCAATGGCGCCTAAAAGACATCGCCCAAGCCGGTGCCGTTTGGGAAGATATGCAAGCTTTTATCGAAGCAGCTAACACCTCAGTTCCGCAAGGGATTGTAGCCGAACAAATGGTGCCGTTTGATCGTGAAGTGTCGATTGTGGGTGCTCGTAATGAACATGGCGAGGTAGCTATTTACCCGATCACCGAAAACCACCACACCAATGGTGTGCTTAGTGTCAGTTTAGCTATGCCTGTTGAAGCAGCATTGCAAGAGCAGGCATTAGAAGTGTTCACAAAGCTAACTAATAAGCTGAACTATGTTGGTGTGTTAGCGATCGAGTTCTTCCAAGTAGGTGAGCAACTGTTAGTTAACGAAATTGCCCCACGTGTTCATAATTCAGGCCACTGGACACAACAAGGTTGTGATACCTGCCAATTCGAAAATCACATGCGTGCTATTTGTGGTCTGCCACTAGGCAATACTGAATTAATTCGCCCTACTGCGATGATAAATATTCTTGGTGCGAATACGGTACCAGATAGTGTATTAGCCATGCCTAGCGTTGCGGTTCATTGGTACAACAAAGAAAAGCGTGCTGGCCGTAAAATGGGTCACATCAATGTATGCGCCAATAACGAACAAGCATTGGCGGACAAGCTAACTCAGTTAGCAGATATTTTAGATGCTGAAGTGTTTACCGATTTAAAAGTGTTTAGTGAACGTTTGCAGGCTCGCCTGCAGTAG
- a CDS encoding topoisomerase DNA-binding C4 zinc finger domain-containing protein has product MSKDSKPLFSQHEHALEKEYGVCPECGGELHIRNSKSGAFLGCGNYPNCRYSRPLVEQEKFEQQVLAGTECPLCGTELAVKQGRYGLFIGCTNFPQCHHIEHEQQQQLDDIECPQCQSGHLQEKHSRYGKTFYACDNYPKCKYAVNYEPVAGTCEQCGFSLLLKRHMAAGEKLQCASKKCCHFQKAG; this is encoded by the coding sequence ATGAGTAAAGATAGCAAACCGTTATTTAGTCAACATGAGCATGCCTTAGAAAAAGAGTATGGCGTTTGCCCAGAATGTGGTGGCGAATTACATATTCGTAATTCCAAATCTGGCGCTTTCCTTGGTTGCGGCAATTACCCTAATTGTCGTTATTCTCGCCCTTTAGTGGAGCAAGAAAAGTTTGAACAACAAGTGCTTGCTGGTACTGAATGTCCATTATGCGGCACTGAGCTCGCGGTAAAGCAGGGCCGGTATGGTTTATTTATTGGTTGTACTAACTTTCCACAATGCCATCATATTGAGCATGAACAGCAGCAACAACTTGATGATATAGAGTGTCCGCAATGCCAATCTGGGCATTTGCAGGAAAAACATAGTCGCTATGGAAAAACCTTTTACGCCTGCGACAACTACCCAAAATGTAAGTACGCTGTTAACTATGAGCCAGTTGCCGGCACATGTGAGCAATGTGGTTTTTCTTTATTATTAAAGCGCCATATGGCTGCGGGAGAAAAACTGCAGTGTGCCAGTAAAAAATGCTGTCACTTTCAAAAAGCTGGCTAA
- the def gene encoding peptide deformylase, protein MTVLNVLRFPDERLRTVAEPVLQVNDDVRTIVDDMLETMYAENGVGLAATQVDIHQRIVVMDVSEEQDQPIVLINPEITEKSGEIMINEEGCLSVPGNYAKVERNTEVVVKALDRDGNEFELPAKELMAICIQHELDHLNGVLFVDYLSPLKRQRIKAKLEKAARLDKRQ, encoded by the coding sequence ATGACAGTTTTAAATGTGTTACGCTTCCCTGATGAGCGTTTAAGAACAGTTGCAGAACCTGTTCTACAAGTAAATGATGATGTCCGTACTATTGTCGATGACATGTTAGAGACCATGTATGCTGAAAATGGTGTTGGCCTAGCCGCCACCCAAGTTGATATTCATCAACGCATCGTGGTGATGGACGTTTCCGAAGAACAAGATCAACCAATTGTGTTGATTAATCCTGAGATCACTGAAAAAAGTGGTGAAATCATGATTAACGAAGAGGGCTGCTTATCAGTACCTGGTAACTACGCTAAAGTCGAGCGCAATACCGAAGTCGTTGTGAAGGCACTGGATCGTGACGGCAATGAATTTGAATTACCAGCTAAAGAATTAATGGCTATTTGTATTCAGCATGAGCTGGATCATTTAAATGGAGTGCTATTTGTTGACTATCTATCGCCACTAAAACGTCAACGTATTAAAGCAAAACTTGAAAAAGCAGCACGCTTGGATAAGCGTCAATAG
- the dprA gene encoding DNA-processing protein DprA, which produces MTMATSSATNALYLALRLVPRLANDIKLRLIDEYGLPQIFQLSEQQLTTIGLNDKQRRALLEPNWAYIDHVLNLALQHNMQVVSIDQPHYPRLLKQITNPPLCLFVQGNLTLLNMPQLAIVGSRNASLAAREHAKYFAMQLSDYAVITSGLALGIDGCAHAGALRGHGMTIAVVATGLDMVYPTRHKILAQQILDNNGAIVSECLPKAPPHPGAFPRRNRIISGMSCGVFVVEAAIKSGSLISAKLALEQNREVFAMPGNINNPNTRGCHSLIKQGAHLVDSRDDIIGALNLSLLADISSNIETNLVAKSSQKKLQKSEQQDLFIDPLLRTVDYETTAVDTVVSRSKLPIEEVLTRLMTLELRGLVAAVPGGYIKLKN; this is translated from the coding sequence ATGACAATGGCCACATCCTCTGCGACCAACGCCTTATACCTTGCCTTGCGTTTAGTACCAAGACTGGCAAATGACATCAAACTGCGGCTAATTGACGAATATGGTTTGCCACAGATATTCCAATTAAGCGAACAGCAACTGACAACGATAGGTTTAAATGACAAACAGCGCCGAGCATTGTTAGAGCCTAACTGGGCGTATATCGATCATGTACTGAATTTAGCGCTGCAACACAATATGCAAGTTGTGAGTATTGATCAACCTCATTATCCGCGGTTGTTAAAACAAATTACCAACCCGCCACTGTGTTTGTTTGTGCAGGGTAATCTTACTTTACTGAATATGCCGCAATTAGCGATCGTTGGCTCGCGAAATGCTAGCTTAGCGGCGCGAGAGCACGCCAAATATTTTGCTATGCAGCTAAGTGACTATGCTGTTATAACCTCGGGCCTTGCTCTGGGTATTGATGGTTGTGCACATGCAGGTGCTTTGCGAGGTCATGGCATGACAATCGCTGTAGTGGCGACAGGGTTAGATATGGTATATCCAACTCGACACAAGATCTTAGCGCAGCAAATATTAGATAATAATGGCGCAATTGTTAGTGAATGTTTGCCTAAGGCACCACCACACCCTGGTGCATTTCCTCGCCGCAATCGTATTATTTCCGGTATGAGTTGTGGTGTTTTCGTCGTTGAAGCAGCAATAAAAAGTGGCTCGTTAATATCGGCAAAACTGGCGTTGGAGCAAAATCGCGAGGTGTTTGCGATGCCGGGCAATATCAATAATCCTAATACCCGTGGTTGTCATAGCTTGATAAAACAAGGCGCACATCTTGTCGATAGCCGTGACGATATCATTGGTGCGCTTAATTTGTCATTACTAGCAGATATCAGCAGCAATATAGAGACCAATTTAGTCGCAAAAAGTTCGCAAAAAAAACTGCAAAAAAGTGAGCAACAAGACTTGTTTATCGACCCATTGTTGCGTACTGTGGATTATGAGACTACAGCCGTAGATACTGTAGTTTCTCGGAGCAAACTTCCCATAGAGGAGGTTTTAACCCGACTAATGACGCTAGAGCTCAGAGGTCTGGTAGCTGCGGTACCAGGAGGCTATATCAAATTGAAAAATTAA
- the purE gene encoding 5-(carboxyamino)imidazole ribonucleotide mutase: MKVGIIMGSKSDWPTMQHAAEMLDMLNVPYETKVVSAHRTPHLLAEYAETAKQRGIKVIIAGAGGAAHLPGMAAAFTPLPVLGVPVQSKALSGQDSLLSIVQMPKGIAVGTLAIGTAGAANAGLLAAQILATHDDSIMANIEAFRAQQTQTILDNPNPAE, translated from the coding sequence ATGAAAGTGGGAATTATTATGGGTTCCAAGTCAGATTGGCCAACAATGCAGCACGCTGCTGAAATGTTGGATATGCTGAATGTCCCTTACGAAACAAAAGTCGTATCAGCACATAGAACCCCTCACCTACTGGCTGAATATGCCGAAACAGCCAAACAGCGCGGTATTAAAGTGATTATTGCCGGTGCTGGTGGCGCTGCACACTTACCAGGCATGGCCGCAGCATTTACGCCACTACCTGTCCTTGGCGTACCTGTACAATCGAAAGCGCTAAGCGGTCAAGACTCTTTACTGTCTATCGTGCAAATGCCAAAAGGCATCGCCGTTGGCACATTAGCCATTGGTACTGCTGGTGCGGCAAATGCAGGTTTACTCGCTGCACAAATTCTAGCGACTCACGATGATAGTATTATGGCTAACATTGAAGCGTTCCGCGCCCAACAAACGCAAACCATTTTGGATAACCCAAATCCGGCAGAATAA
- the fmt gene encoding methionyl-tRNA formyltransferase: protein MSSPLNIIFAGTPDFAAQHLQALINSEHNVVAVYCPPDKPAGRGKKLTACPVKQLALEHNIAVEQPVNFKQVEDQQALAAYNADVMVVVAYGLILPKVILDTPRLGCVNVHGSLLPRWRGAAPIQRSLEMGDSETGVTIMQMDIGLDTGDMLLKASCPISQDDTSATLYEKLAVLGPHALLEVMQQMANGTHQAEPQDESLANYAEKLSKDEAEVDWQLPADVIHRKIRAYQPWPFAQITLNENGKQHRIKVWQASIGQASSDAVPGSILSVDKHGIEVATGQGTLVLTSLQVPGKKAMSVADLLNGRSDWFKVGYAITGDTNE, encoded by the coding sequence TTGTCATCACCACTGAATATCATATTTGCCGGCACGCCCGATTTTGCAGCTCAGCATTTACAAGCATTAATTAACTCAGAACACAATGTTGTTGCCGTTTATTGCCCGCCTGATAAACCTGCAGGCCGCGGCAAAAAACTCACTGCATGTCCTGTAAAACAGTTAGCTCTTGAACATAACATTGCGGTTGAGCAACCTGTTAATTTCAAGCAAGTTGAAGATCAGCAAGCATTAGCAGCATACAATGCTGATGTTATGGTGGTAGTGGCTTACGGCTTAATATTACCGAAAGTCATTCTTGATACGCCAAGGTTAGGCTGTGTGAATGTCCATGGCTCTTTACTGCCACGTTGGCGCGGTGCAGCACCAATTCAACGTTCGCTCGAAATGGGCGACAGCGAAACGGGTGTGACCATAATGCAAATGGATATCGGCTTAGACACAGGTGATATGTTGCTTAAAGCGAGCTGCCCTATTAGCCAAGACGACACCAGTGCCACCTTATATGAAAAGCTGGCAGTACTTGGTCCACACGCTTTACTCGAAGTCATGCAGCAAATGGCAAATGGCACTCATCAAGCGGAACCTCAAGACGAGTCTTTAGCTAACTATGCTGAAAAATTAAGTAAAGATGAAGCCGAGGTAGATTGGCAATTACCAGCTGACGTTATCCACCGTAAAATTCGCGCCTATCAGCCTTGGCCTTTTGCGCAAATTACCCTAAATGAAAATGGCAAGCAGCACCGCATCAAGGTATGGCAAGCCAGTATTGGTCAAGCTAGCTCAGATGCTGTACCGGGTAGCATCCTGAGTGTCGACAAACACGGTATCGAAGTAGCTACAGGTCAAGGCACACTGGTATTAACAAGCTTGCAGGTACCAGGTAAAAAAGCCATGTCGGTCGCCGATTTACTCAA